The genome window GTAGAGTTTTTTTAAATGTTGGTACTTTTCTTTTTTTGAAATGTCAGTTGAAGACACTTTGACCTCAAAGCCATTGTTTAAAAACTGTTTGGTAACATAACTTCCTATAAAGCCAGATCCACCTATGATCCCTACTTTTCCCATAATATATAGATTTAATAATTAATGTTTTTAATAACTATTGCCTTAATGAAATCTTTTTTACCGCTACATGATATTTATGACGTGACCATATAATTTCAAATCCTTCAGGGAAATGAATTTCATTTCATACACATTTAGGGATGTATGTATTATAGGTGCTAAATTAAGTATGGAATAAAGAATTGTCAATCACATCTTCATGTGGTATTGAGCTATAATCTGCGAGAACTTTAGAGGTGATCCTGTTGAGACAATGGATGTTTTGGTAGTCATTTTTGCTCTAGTAAGGAAACTATAGAAGTATATGAATCAATAGGATTTGTTGCATATCCGCTTTCGCGAAAGCGGACTTATACCAGTTGTTCTACTAAAAATGATAGGTCAGGAATCAATTAAAAATCAGTTAATACTTTTAATGATATCATAATCATTTTCAAACATATTTAGGATTTCTAAAGGCGGTGTTTTTGTTATTTGTACGCCGCAATTACGTACTATTTCTATCATACTCTGTGCTTTTTTATCTTTTCAAAAAGCTACTTTGGTAAATCCTACGGCATAGACTTCACCTTTTTGCTTAAAGGTTTGTGTGTGATATACCCACTTTTCATTCCATGCTTCGACAGGCAATGTGATGCTCAATTTAGTCCATCGCTTTAATGGCTTTTTATAGATAAACTTTTGCGAACCGATGACAGGAAACAGTCCTTTTTTCATGGTATTTTTATAGAGTTGAGTTCTGAAAAGAATTTCAAACCTAATGAAGTCCATATAATAGAAATACTTTGAATTTGCCACGTATCGAAGCGATTCACAGTCTAGAATACGTACCCTTCTTAGACGAGTGAGGTCTGAGTAGACAACTACTTTTTTCCAAAAATAGTTGGCTCCAACATAAATGTAAATCATGTGCATGCAGTAGCATATCATAATTCAAGTGTTTTTCAATTAATTAGCACTACCATCTTTTTTCAAATCTTTTTCTATCAACTCCTTTAATTCTAAAAGAAGAGTGGTCATCTCTTGGTGAGCACCTCTAATTCCTATATTGTTACTCGCAGAAAGTTTAAGACCATTTCTAAATTTGGTTTTCTTTAATAATTCGTTGTGCTCAGGAATTACTTTATCTACTTCAATTTGTGACGGGTGAACAAAAGTTAGTTTTCCAGTTGCAGCTGTTTTTTGAACGTCTAAGGAGTTGAATATTTGGACATTATTTATGGTAACATTATAAAGATACTCCTCGTACTCTCGATACATGTGGTGCTCCCTATTATTTATGGATACATACATTTTATCTAGTTCTAATAATTGATTTTTAATGGATTCATTAGTAATGTAATTGAGATTTCCCGAGCTTAATAATTCTTTGTAAGTATTATTTGTAGGTATAAAGATGACCCTAGCAAAAACTTGGTTGATATTCATTTCTAGTTCCATCATATCAGAAGCTGTTTCCAGTGTTTTAAAGTCGAGAAGGTGCGCAGCAGCTTGGGCTGCTGCTTTTCTATATGTAATGATGCTGTCGTTGCTTTTAAGCTCTAATTCAATATCTGATTTTAGGTTTTTCAGGTAATTAACTTCTTGTTTTCGAGACTTTCTATCTTCATTTCCATTATTTATAGCTAGTGCAATTAAAATCCCGATCACCACAAGAATGATCTCACCTATGGCATAGAGTAGGTACTTACTCACTTTATTTTCTTTTATCATTTTCTGGCGTGCGTTTCTAAATAACTTAATCATTTTTCACAGTTTGAAGATTGTTTTTAATTAATTCTAGAACTAATTGATTCTGTTTATTTAATACATCTAGTTCTCTAAGTGCATCCCTGCTATTCCACTTTTTATCAACTGCTGTGTTTGGAATTCGCGATCTCTTAATAAGTTCATGAAATCAGATTTAAAATTCTTTTGATCAAAATCTGGATCAAAAGCAATTATAGAGAGATATTTTTTACTAATAAGCCTTTGCTTTACGGTAAGATCTTTTATCTCATTTTCAACTTCTTTATAATTAAAGTAAATACCGGGAAATTTAGACAAAGCTACTTTTAATTCTTGGTCTGTCAATATACACATTTGTTGAGAAGAAATATTTAAGGAACCATATACTAAATTAATTTTAGGGTGTGAAAACTGAAAAGGGGAATCTCTTGTTGTCTTATCTTCTGGCAAAGTTACATTTGGACCTGTATGTTTCAATATGATAGTATTGAATTTTAAACCTTTATCATAAAATGTCACCCCTTTTTTTATAATGCTGTCATTGGCTTCAAAATCTTTGTAAAACTGATTTAAACCAATTTGCTCTTCTTGCATTTCCAGTCGATTTTGATTCCAATTGTTAATTTGAAGGGCAATAAGAATACCTATAACCACAAGTACGATCTCTCCTATGGCATATTTGAAGTATTTGGTCATTTTACTTTCATTAAGAAGGTTTTTACGGATGTTTCTAAAGAATTTAATCACAGCCTTTTGTATTTAATTTTACTATTGCTCTCTATAATCGTATCATTTGCTATAACAGACCATGTAAAGAAATTTCTAGTTTGAGTAACCATTTGATTTTTAGAAAACGGAATGACTTCAACACCTACACTATCGCTCTCTATTTTTGACAAAAGTTTTTCGTTTTCCTTGTAGATTTTAAATTTATTTGGTAAACAAGTGCTTTTAAATACAGAATCATTTAATGTATTTGCTAAGGCCTCATAACTACCAATAAATGGTTGTAACTGTTGGTCTGTATATGTAAAACTGGGCTTTACGTCAGCTTTATTTAATAACGTGGCAATTTCAGTATAGCAATTAATGGCGTTTGAGCGGTATGCTAGTGCTACGCCAAGGTGATTTCTAATTGCCAGTCCATTAAAAAAGTAAACTTTATTTTTATAACCGTAGTCTTCTAACATCTAGTTATAATAATCTTCATTTCCAATTGCTGTATCGTCTGAGAACCAGGAATAGTTATCTGAATAGAATTTTATATTAGTCTTGACGGCATCCAATAATTCTGCATCAAAATCATCAAGCCTTGCTTTGAGTTTTGAATCTAAGGCGTTTAATTTCTTTATTATGGGCTTATAACCTACAGGAATGTTTTCCCTATTTGCAATTAAAAGCCGGTAAGCATCATTTGTTAATTGAAATTGAGTAAATAAAGTAGTCATATCAATAAATTCTGGGTGCGAAGGGTCTGTATAAGTTTGCATAGTCACACGGTTTTGTTTTACTGCCCAAAAGACACTATCCTTTTTATGAAAAAAGTCTATTTGATTTTCAATCGTCGCAATATTGACGTTGAGCTCATTTAAGACGTCTTCTAATAAGATGTCTGCTTTTGCCTGTGAATTATGGATCTCATTAAGGTTATTTAAATACAACGCAATCAAAATCCCAACCACCACGAGGAAAATCTCGCCCGCAGCGTAGAGAAGATATTTGGGAAACCGCTTTCGCGAAAGCGAACCCCTACGAAGTTTTCTAAAGAATTTTATCATTTTATTTCATTTTGATATTTAGTGACAGCATCTACTATGGATTTCAGCAGTTCCCGAAGTTGAAGTATGGCACTTGAAGTAAATGCTTTAATACCACGCATGTAAGAAACAGCGTTGAG of Nonlabens sp. Ci31 contains these proteins:
- a CDS encoding acyl-CoA thioesterase, translating into MIYIYVGANYFWKKVVVYSDLTRLRRVRILDCESLRYVANSKYFYYMDFIRFEILFRTQLYKNTMKKGLFPVIGSQKFIYKKPLKRWTKLSITLPVEAWNEKWVYHTQTFKQKGEVYAVGFTKVAF
- a CDS encoding DUF6090 family protein; amino-acid sequence: MIKLFRNARQKMIKENKVSKYLLYAIGEIILVVIGILIALAINNGNEDRKSRKQEVNYLKNLKSDIELELKSNDSIITYRKAAAQAAAHLLDFKTLETASDMMELEMNINQVFARVIFIPTNNTYKELLSSGNLNYITNESIKNQLLELDKMYVSINNREHHMYREYEEYLYNVTINNVQIFNSLDVQKTAATGKLTFVHPSQIEVDKVIPEHNELLKKTKFRNGLKLSASNNIGIRGAHQEMTTLLLELKELIEKDLKKDGSAN
- a CDS encoding DUF6090 family protein, giving the protein MTKYFKYAIGEIVLVVIGILIALQINNWNQNRLEMQEEQIGLNQFYKDFEANDSIIKKGVTFYDKGLKFNTIILKHTGPNVTLPEDKTTRDSPFQFSHPKINLVYGSLNISSQQMCILTDQELKVALSKFPGIYFNYKEVENEIKDLTVKQRLISKKYLSIIAFDPDFDQKNFKSDFMNLLRDREFQTQQLIKSGIAGMHLEN